A region of Plantactinospora sp. BC1 DNA encodes the following proteins:
- a CDS encoding helix-turn-helix transcriptional regulator, which translates to MQAGVDSTVPRRELGRHLRQLREEARLTIKVVSEALEWSMPKIWRIESGATSMRSLDVEAMCRIYGASPQMTEALTGLAKETRARGWWHCYGEAIPGWFEPYVGLEAAASHLRMYEPQFVPGLLQTPAYAAEVCRVVSPELAPAERERAVRVELARQEILDGRRGPAPQLDVVLDEAVLRRVAGSGQMMGEQLRHLVAVSQQPNISVRVLPFSAGLYRAERANGGFAILEFPKDGLGRRTEPPIVYSGGLTGALYLEKPHEVDSHAAVWRDFEEISLTEELSRKLITTVAEEYGG; encoded by the coding sequence GTGCAGGCAGGGGTGGACTCCACCGTTCCTCGCAGAGAGCTCGGGCGGCACCTACGCCAGCTCCGCGAGGAGGCCCGGCTCACCATCAAGGTGGTGTCCGAGGCGTTGGAGTGGTCGATGCCGAAGATCTGGCGCATCGAGAGCGGGGCGACCAGCATGCGGTCGCTGGACGTGGAGGCGATGTGCCGGATATACGGTGCGTCACCGCAAATGACCGAGGCCCTCACCGGGCTGGCGAAGGAAACCAGGGCCCGGGGGTGGTGGCACTGCTACGGCGAGGCCATTCCCGGCTGGTTCGAGCCGTACGTGGGGTTGGAGGCCGCGGCAAGCCATCTGCGGATGTACGAGCCGCAGTTCGTTCCGGGACTACTGCAAACGCCGGCGTACGCCGCGGAGGTCTGCCGGGTGGTCAGTCCCGAACTCGCACCCGCCGAACGCGAGCGGGCGGTCAGGGTCGAACTGGCCCGGCAGGAGATCCTCGACGGGCGGCGCGGGCCGGCTCCACAGCTCGACGTCGTACTCGACGAGGCGGTGCTGCGTCGGGTCGCCGGCAGCGGGCAGATGATGGGCGAGCAGTTGCGGCATCTGGTGGCCGTCAGCCAGCAGCCGAACATCTCGGTCCGGGTGCTGCCGTTCTCGGCCGGGCTCTACCGGGCCGAGCGCGCCAACGGCGGCTTCGCCATCCTCGAATTCCCGAAGGACGGCCTCGGGCGCCGCACCGAGCCTCCGATCGTCTACAGCGGCGGTCTGACCGGCGCGCTCTATCTGGAGAAGCCGCACGAGGTGGACAGCCACGCCGCCGTCTGGCGTGACTTCGAGGAGATCAGCCTCACCGAGGAGCTGTCCCGAAAACTGATCACGACCGTGGCGGAGGAGTACGGCGGGTGA